The Betaproteobacteria bacterium genomic sequence GGCCATGCGCTGGTGGAAGGAGGCGGCCAAGCGCGGCTATCCCCTGGCCATGAACAACATCGGTTTGCTCTACGCCAATGGCCATGGCGTGGAGAAAAATCCCAAGAAAGCCTACGATTGGTGGATGCGAGCCGCGGAACTCGGGAACGGCTGGGCCATGAACAACATTGGCGACTTGTATGAAAGTGGCCAGGGCGTGGAGCAAAGCTATGTGCTGGCACTGGAGTGGTACCAGCGCGGCGCGGATGCTGGTGAAGGTTTGGCCATGTTCAACGCGGGTTCCTTGCACGAGCGTGGCAAGGGCGCCGCGCAAGATTTCAAGGCGGCCATGAAGTGGTACAGCCTGGCGGCGGATCGTGGCATCGCCTATGCCATGAACCGCATCGGCCACCTAATGGAAGAAGGCAAGGGCTTGCCGCCCAGTATTCCTGAAGCCCACGCGTGGTACGCGACCGCCGCCGGCTACTATATTTCCGCGGACACGGAGGACATCGCGTTGAACGCCAAGGACATGCAATCCCTGGAAGCTCGTTTGAGCGAAAGCGACAAGGAGCGCGCCCGCGAAATGGCCGCCAACCTCAAGGAGCGTATCGAGCAGAAGCGCAAGCCGCGTAAGTTGAAGACCGGGGAGGAAGCGACGTGAGAGGTGAGACGTGAGACGTGAGAACAGAGGAGCCCGCGTGCGTTTCTTCAC encodes the following:
- a CDS encoding sel1 repeat family protein — encoded protein: MEPFMKTILLLTLFLSVGLIRAQEETFSEITPNETSADPQKLIDLVNRGDVRAMNNLGLLWAKGVGLPKPNFEEAMRWWKEAAKRGYPLAMNNIGLLYANGHGVEKNPKKAYDWWMRAAELGNGWAMNNIGDLYESGQGVEQSYVLALEWYQRGADAGEGLAMFNAGSLHERGKGAAQDFKAAMKWYSLAADRGIAYAMNRIGHLMEEGKGLPPSIPEAHAWYATAAGYYISADTEDIALNAKDMQSLEARLSESDKERAREMAANLKERIEQKRKPRKLKTGEEAT